Proteins found in one Labrenzia sp. VG12 genomic segment:
- a CDS encoding LpxI family protein, with amino-acid sequence MAGRTLQDAPRIALIAGNGTLPRQVADGLVSAGRDFRIVAIRGEADQATRARAHAELGWGEIGRLYRFLKSNDCQDVLLIGGVSKRPDFTSILGDFGTLKRLPAIIRALAGGDDSLLTKVIRLFEKEGYRVVGIKDVAPQLLASSGVLGKVQPREADWRDVELALAATEKLGELDIGQAAVAIGGRVVALEGAEGTDAMLQRCADLKRIGRIRNKGRSGVLVKTAKPNQDLRVDLPAVGPNTIDLAVAAGLAGIAVEADGALIAEREETIRKANQSKVFLIGISHAAGTERS; translated from the coding sequence ATGGCAGGCAGGACCCTGCAAGATGCGCCCCGTATCGCATTGATCGCCGGTAACGGAACCTTGCCGCGACAGGTGGCAGACGGTCTCGTTTCCGCAGGCCGCGATTTCAGGATTGTGGCCATCAGAGGAGAAGCGGATCAGGCAACCCGAGCGCGCGCCCACGCGGAACTCGGCTGGGGTGAGATTGGCCGGCTCTACAGGTTTCTGAAGTCCAATGACTGCCAGGATGTCCTGCTGATAGGTGGTGTTTCCAAACGCCCTGATTTCACGTCCATTCTGGGTGATTTCGGGACCTTGAAACGCTTGCCTGCAATCATACGCGCCCTGGCTGGCGGTGATGACAGTCTGCTGACCAAGGTCATCCGGCTGTTTGAGAAGGAAGGATACCGCGTCGTGGGGATCAAGGACGTTGCGCCGCAACTGTTGGCTTCAAGCGGAGTTCTGGGCAAGGTACAGCCCAGGGAGGCCGATTGGCGTGACGTCGAATTGGCTCTCGCTGCAACTGAAAAACTTGGTGAACTGGATATCGGACAGGCGGCTGTCGCCATCGGGGGCCGGGTCGTTGCCCTGGAAGGGGCAGAAGGCACAGACGCGATGCTGCAGCGCTGTGCCGATCTGAAAAGGATCGGACGCATCCGGAACAAGGGGCGATCGGGTGTTCTCGTGAAAACGGCCAAACCCAACCAGGATCTTCGGGTCGACCTTCCAGCTGTTGGTCCGAATACCATTGATCTTGCTGTTGCCGCGGGTCTCGCCGGCATTGCCGTGGAAGCAGATGGCGCGCTGATTGCCGAGCGCGAGGAAACCATCCGCAAGGCCAACCAGTCGAAAGTGTTTCTGATCGGCATTTCTCATGCCGCTGGAACGGAGCGGTCATGA
- the fabZ gene encoding 3-hydroxyacyl-ACP dehydratase FabZ, producing the protein MEDENNKTLATADIMKIMKLLPHRYPFLLIDKIIEMDGDNSCIGIKNVTINEPHFTGHFPERPVFPGVLLIEAMAQTAGALCVHARGDDAPPQLVYFMTIDKAKFRKPVEPGDQVHFHVKKIKQRANIWKFDAVALVDGKKVAEAEVSAMLIDA; encoded by the coding sequence ATGGAAGACGAAAACAACAAGACATTGGCGACCGCAGACATCATGAAGATCATGAAGCTGCTGCCGCACCGTTATCCATTTCTCCTGATCGACAAGATCATTGAAATGGACGGCGACAACAGTTGCATTGGTATCAAGAACGTCACCATCAACGAGCCTCACTTTACCGGACACTTTCCGGAAAGACCCGTTTTTCCAGGTGTGTTGCTCATCGAGGCCATGGCGCAGACCGCCGGGGCTCTGTGTGTACATGCGCGGGGGGATGATGCGCCGCCACAGTTGGTCTATTTCATGACCATCGACAAGGCCAAGTTCCGCAAGCCTGTGGAGCCCGGCGATCAGGTTCACTTTCACGTCAAGAAAATCAAGCAGCGTGCCAATATCTGGAAATTCGATGCCGTCGCGCTTGTAGACGGCAAAAAGGTTGCGGAAGCGGAAGTCAGCGCCATGCTGATAGATGCGTGA
- the lpxA gene encoding acyl-ACP--UDP-N-acetylglucosamine O-acyltransferase, with product MTEIHPTAIVEDGAKIGENVRIGPYSIVGGNVSLSDNVVLEAHVAVAGHTHVGPGTHIFPFASIGHKPQDLKFAGEVSRLEIGANNQIREHVTMNPGTEGGGGVTRVGDNCLFMMGSHVGHDCLVGNHAILANNATLAGHVELADFVIMGGLSAVRQWSRIGTGAIVGGMTGVEFDVIPYGSVIGDRARLAGLNLIGLKRKGLPREQIHALRAAYRALFEVEEGTLRGRAEALAAEQADQPLVKTVTDFILEKEDRRFCTPRSED from the coding sequence ATGACTGAAATTCATCCTACCGCCATTGTCGAAGACGGTGCCAAAATCGGCGAAAATGTCCGTATTGGTCCGTATTCCATTGTGGGCGGTAATGTCTCGCTTTCCGACAATGTCGTTCTGGAAGCGCATGTTGCGGTGGCCGGACACACCCATGTTGGTCCAGGTACGCATATTTTTCCGTTTGCCAGCATCGGGCACAAGCCTCAGGATCTGAAATTTGCCGGTGAGGTTTCGCGGCTTGAAATCGGGGCCAACAACCAGATCCGCGAACACGTTACGATGAACCCGGGAACAGAGGGCGGCGGCGGCGTGACGCGCGTCGGTGATAATTGCCTGTTCATGATGGGATCTCATGTAGGACACGACTGCCTGGTCGGAAATCACGCCATTCTTGCCAACAACGCAACGCTGGCCGGCCACGTTGAACTTGCGGACTTTGTCATCATGGGCGGCCTCAGTGCCGTTCGTCAGTGGTCCCGGATCGGAACGGGCGCTATCGTCGGCGGTATGACGGGAGTGGAATTCGATGTTATTCCTTACGGTTCCGTCATTGGTGACCGGGCGCGACTGGCAGGCCTCAACCTGATCGGATTGAAGCGAAAGGGCTTGCCGCGTGAGCAGATCCATGCGCTGCGCGCGGCCTACCGGGCCCTGTTCGAGGTCGAAGAGGGCACGTTGCGTGGCCGAGCGGAGGCCCTGGCTGCCGAGCAGGCTGACCAACCGCTGGTCAAGACAGTGACCGACTTTATCCTGGAAAAGGAAGACCGGCGCTTCTGTACGCCGCGCAGCGAAGATTGA